The sequence below is a genomic window from Paenibacillus sp. DCT19.
TGACATCAAAACTGTGACTACACCCGTAGAAGCTTATGTGTCGTTATCTTCGGACAGGGGTTCGACTCCCCTCGCCTCCATTAGTAGTATTAGAAAAAGCACCCAAGAGGGTGCTTTTTTGCTTTTGCTGAGCTGAAAAGGGATCGCTATTTTCTTCTCAAAAACATGTAAATGACACAATGCTTCTTAGATCAACTCCAGTAAACACCCATCTTCGACCGGTCCATCTAAAACCTGCAACGGATGTACGCCCTACAAAGGTTGGGAAGAACCAGAACGAGTTCCCATTTCTCAGCCACACATAGGTGTTGCGGAATAAACAACCGACAATAGCTCCGGGGTCGATGGCGAACGCTGTAGCAGCGGGTTGCGGTGGTGTGAATTGTGGAGGAGGAGAGGATGGTGGCTGCTGTGTTCCTTGTGGTCCTTGAGGCGGCATGAATGCCATAAAATTTCACTCCTTAATGATAGGATTAGGCTTGGGTCAGGCCTATAATAATGAAATGGCGAGTAAATTAAACAGCACTAGGGGTAATACGACATCATTTTGGAAACCAGGAACAAAGCCTCGATTAGTCATAGAGCTTGGTAGTTTTAAGTATAAAATTCCCCTTTCGCCGTGGATGAGTAACCCTTCAAAAACATCGCCATCTACTGTCTCCACTCGAACAAGTGTATTAACATGGTGTTTACATGTATTTGTTACATGGTCTTGAATGGATTTTAAGTTATTCATAGTGGTTGGATCCATTCGAA
It includes:
- a CDS encoding transporter — its product is MAFMPPQGPQGTQQPPSSPPPQFTPPQPAATAFAIDPGAIVGCLFRNTYVWLRNGNSFWFFPTFVGRTSVAGFRWTGRRWVFTGVDLRSIVSFTCF